Proteins co-encoded in one Pseudomonadota bacterium genomic window:
- a CDS encoding insulinase family protein has protein sequence MRARILSAVALMIAAAPFCRAWATDSHFLSLERGPLPDARPPAVRAIELPNGMACYLLSDTTLPTVRVRVITRTGGIYDPADKAGLASLAGAHMRTGGAGELTPEEFDKRLDDMGAELAVFTSREMSAATLGVLSSDLEEGLSLMFEMLFRPRLDEARLATARKAMEEGLRREDDAPDGQADRLFREMVYGKTSPWARRPDKKSLRRIRRSDVEDFHRRYFRADNMILAASGDFSCGRMEGLLKGLTAQAPRGRPELPAVEPVALKFEGRTEQVNRPTAQAFVRMGHLSLKRDNPDKFPLFLVDSILGGGGFKSRLVEQIRVRKGLAYSVSSSVTAERDYGTFLISLDTRAPDAQEAIALVKEQVKRLAEEGDFTKEEIDFAKRSMISRLVFLFDQPFNVVDQRARYRYFGYPDDYWRVYRDAIVRADRGELRRVARDYLHPEGMSLVVVGPREARRGKAKRDDS, from the coding sequence ATGAGGGCCCGCATCCTTTCAGCAGTCGCACTGATGATTGCCGCAGCCCCGTTCTGCAGGGCATGGGCCACGGACAGCCATTTCCTCTCCCTGGAGAGGGGGCCCCTCCCGGACGCAAGGCCGCCCGCGGTCAGGGCGATAGAGCTGCCCAACGGCATGGCCTGCTATCTGCTCTCAGACACCACGCTGCCGACGGTGAGGGTGAGGGTCATCACGAGGACCGGCGGCATCTACGACCCTGCGGACAAGGCCGGCCTGGCCTCCCTCGCTGGCGCGCACATGAGGACCGGCGGCGCGGGCGAACTCACCCCCGAGGAGTTCGACAAAAGGCTCGACGACATGGGCGCTGAACTCGCGGTCTTTACCTCTCGCGAGATGTCCGCCGCCACCCTCGGCGTGCTCTCCTCCGATCTCGAGGAGGGGCTCTCGCTCATGTTCGAGATGCTCTTCCGCCCCCGCCTCGACGAGGCGCGCCTGGCCACCGCCAGAAAGGCCATGGAGGAGGGGCTGCGCCGCGAGGACGACGCCCCCGACGGGCAGGCGGACCGCCTCTTCCGGGAGATGGTGTACGGAAAAACGAGCCCGTGGGCGCGCAGGCCGGACAAAAAATCGCTTAGAAGGATCAGGCGGAGCGACGTGGAGGATTTCCACAGGAGATATTTCAGGGCCGACAACATGATACTCGCCGCTTCGGGCGACTTTTCCTGCGGCCGGATGGAGGGGCTCCTCAAGGGGCTCACTGCGCAGGCGCCTCGGGGCAGACCGGAGCTCCCCGCGGTGGAGCCGGTGGCGCTGAAATTCGAGGGGAGGACGGAGCAGGTGAATCGTCCGACCGCGCAGGCGTTCGTGCGGATGGGGCACCTCTCGCTGAAAAGGGACAATCCGGACAAGTTCCCTCTCTTCCTCGTCGACAGCATCCTCGGCGGCGGCGGGTTCAAGAGCCGGCTCGTCGAACAGATCCGCGTGAGGAAGGGGCTGGCCTACAGCGTCTCGAGCAGCGTCACCGCGGAGAGGGACTACGGAACGTTTCTCATCTCACTCGACACCAGGGCGCCCGACGCGCAGGAGGCCATAGCCCTGGTGAAGGAGCAGGTGAAGAGGCTCGCCGAGGAGGGGGACTTCACCAAAGAGGAGATAGACTTTGCGAAGCGCTCCATGATATCCAGGCTCGTGTTTTTGTTCGACCAGCCGTTCAACGTCGTGGACCAGCGTGCCCGCTATCGCTATTTCGGCTATCCGGACGACTACTGGAGGGTCTACCGCGACGCGATCGTGCGCGCGGACCGGGGGGAGCTGAGGCGGGTGGCCCGCGACTATCTCCATCCGGAGGGCATGTCCCTGGTGGTGGTCGGGCCCCGGGAGGCCCGCAGGGGGAAGGCAAAAAGAGATGATTCATAA
- a CDS encoding insulinase family protein, whose amino-acid sequence MRPKTLTLLIILMALLPVRALGYDLESHVSEFRLSNGMRWLVVRRKQAPVFSGIVMVRAGGLDEEPGKTGLAHMFEHMAFKGTSRLCTKDWEKERPLLEEIERLGAELTAESRSARPDGGRIAEMKKRMKGLRKEAAKYQEKNEVWEMLMRNGANEINAYTNKDLTAFYASLPANRLALWAAVISDMVFDPAYRDFYVERSVVAQERRSGVDDDPNGAFVERLLATAFDGGGYSWPTVGSESDVMGFTTADAREFHRRHYVPANMVGVIVGDVGVGEARAIVQREFGKRSGKAKPPSPERRGKAMGGFRGVMKFNAAPAVAIAYHKPTLPDPAEYSFDAITSLLCDGGSSRLKRRLIFEERIAKSVYCSDSFPGSRLPNLFMIWVEPMNGGSTKEVMRIVDEEIQRLKEVPVEGAELDRVRKSVTASIMFSLDNNETFAEELARFQTLFDDWRLLGRYPEMIANVSPEEVMSVAREYLVESNRVILERKR is encoded by the coding sequence ATGCGGCCCAAGACCTTAACACTCCTTATCATTTTAATGGCGCTCCTGCCGGTGCGGGCGCTCGGCTATGACCTCGAAAGCCATGTCTCAGAGTTTCGCCTCTCAAACGGCATGCGCTGGCTGGTCGTGAGGCGGAAGCAGGCCCCCGTGTTCTCAGGGATCGTGATGGTGCGGGCGGGCGGGCTGGACGAGGAGCCGGGCAAGACCGGTCTCGCGCACATGTTCGAGCACATGGCCTTCAAGGGCACGAGCAGGCTCTGCACGAAGGACTGGGAGAAGGAGAGGCCCCTGCTCGAGGAGATCGAGCGGCTGGGCGCAGAACTCACCGCCGAGAGCCGCTCGGCGCGGCCGGACGGGGGGCGGATCGCGGAGATGAAAAAGCGCATGAAAGGGCTGCGCAAGGAGGCCGCGAAATACCAGGAGAAGAACGAGGTCTGGGAGATGCTCATGCGCAACGGCGCAAACGAGATAAACGCCTACACGAACAAGGACCTGACTGCGTTCTACGCGAGCCTCCCCGCGAACAGGCTGGCCCTCTGGGCCGCGGTCATCTCCGACATGGTCTTCGACCCGGCGTACAGGGATTTCTATGTCGAGCGCAGCGTGGTGGCGCAGGAGCGCCGCAGCGGTGTGGACGACGACCCCAACGGCGCGTTCGTGGAGAGGCTTCTCGCCACGGCGTTCGACGGCGGCGGATACAGCTGGCCCACCGTCGGCTCCGAGAGCGACGTGATGGGGTTCACGACAGCGGACGCCAGGGAGTTCCACAGGCGCCACTACGTTCCCGCCAACATGGTCGGCGTGATAGTCGGCGACGTCGGCGTAGGGGAGGCGAGGGCGATAGTGCAGAGGGAGTTCGGGAAACGGAGCGGCAAGGCCAAGCCCCCTTCTCCGGAGAGGCGGGGCAAGGCGATGGGAGGGTTCCGCGGGGTCATGAAGTTCAACGCCGCCCCCGCAGTCGCTATCGCGTACCACAAGCCCACGCTGCCCGATCCCGCCGAGTACTCCTTCGACGCGATCACGAGCCTTTTGTGCGACGGGGGATCGAGCAGGCTCAAGAGGAGGCTCATATTCGAGGAGCGGATCGCCAAGTCCGTTTATTGCAGCGACTCGTTCCCCGGCTCGAGGCTCCCCAACCTCTTCATGATATGGGTCGAGCCGATGAATGGCGGGTCGACGAAAGAGGTCATGAGGATCGTGGACGAGGAGATCCAAAGGCTCAAGGAGGTCCCGGTGGAGGGCGCTGAGCTGGACCGCGTGCGAAAGTCGGTCACGGCCTCCATCATGTTCTCTCTGGACAACAACGAGACGTTCGCGGAGGAGCTGGCCCGCTTCCAGACCCTGTTCGACGACTGGAGGCTCCTCGGAAGATATCCCGAGATGATCGCGAACGTCTCTCCCGAAGAGGTGATGTCGGTTGCCAGGGAGTACCTTGTGGAGTCGAACCGGGTGATTTTGGAGAGGAAGAGATGA